A region of Hydrogenimonas thermophila DNA encodes the following proteins:
- a CDS encoding prepilin-type N-terminal cleavage/methylation domain-containing protein, producing MQIDRFKGGFTLFELMLVIVIIGFIYALVAVKFSQNEEKKIKLSDLPKILRDSRFYKSAEVVCLEDNSKKCKIYFDNELSKMSLQLFKKKPIVYRLMPDETLKEVEFDPVIDEDQKPIPVYFRYKVRKNGAGDEIIVDDGKGALLMFAYADPVRFNDVESARDRVIDIKLKAYE from the coding sequence ATGCAAATAGATAGATTCAAAGGGGGATTCACCCTCTTTGAACTAATGTTGGTTATTGTAATAATTGGCTTCATATATGCATTGGTTGCTGTTAAATTTTCTCAAAATGAAGAAAAAAAGATAAAACTCTCTGATTTGCCAAAAATTTTGCGAGATAGCAGATTTTATAAATCAGCAGAAGTAGTGTGTTTAGAAGATAACTCAAAAAAGTGCAAAATCTATTTTGACAATGAACTTTCAAAAATGAGTTTACAACTATTTAAGAAAAAGCCAATAGTTTATAGATTAATGCCTGATGAAACTCTAAAAGAGGTAGAGTTTGATCCGGTTATAGATGAAGATCAAAAGCCAATACCTGTATATTTTCGATATAAAGTTAGAAAAAATGGGGCTGGTGACGAGATTATTGTAGATGATGGCAAAGGGGCTTTACTTATGTTTGCCTATGCAGATCCGGTAAGGTTTAATGATGTAGAATCTGCAAGAGACAGAGTGATAGATATTAAACTGAAAGCTTACGAATGA
- the gspG gene encoding type II secretion system major pseudopilin GspG, translated as MMNKSRVYKQRGAFTLMELMIVIIILGLLAALVMPSLTGKSEEAKQKLVCIQMKNISQALKMFKVDNGRYPTTEEGLEALIKNPSPDDLPNYAKSGYLEDNNLPKDPWGHPFVYLEEDGKPELISLGADGKEGGSEENKDIRLSECK; from the coding sequence ATGATGAATAAGAGTAGGGTTTATAAACAACGTGGTGCATTTACATTGATGGAATTGATGATAGTTATTATTATTCTTGGGTTGCTTGCAGCACTTGTTATGCCAAGTTTAACGGGAAAAAGTGAAGAGGCAAAACAGAAACTAGTCTGTATTCAGATGAAAAATATTTCACAAGCTCTAAAAATGTTTAAAGTAGATAATGGAAGATACCCTACAACTGAAGAGGGACTTGAAGCTCTTATAAAAAATCCATCTCCTGACGACCTGCCAAACTATGCAAAATCTGGTTATCTAGAAGATAATAACTTGCCAAAAGATCCTTGGGGGCATCCTTTTGTCTATCTTGAAGAGGATGGAAAGCCTGAACTCATCTCTTTAGGTGCCGATGGTAAAGAGGGCGGCAGTGAAGAGAATAAAGATATACGTCTCTCTGAATGCAAATAG
- the miaA gene encoding tRNA (adenosine(37)-N6)-dimethylallyltransferase MiaA codes for MKGYKIKTIAILGPTASGKSALSLELARNYNCVILSLDSLALYREIDIASAKPTITERGDILHFGIDVIDVDTPFNVALFIDLYKESVDFCKEQNKNLIIVGGTGFYLKTLIEGISELPKIDEETKKKVEEEMGDLQKAYSFLSKIDEVYAKNLMPTDRYRIEKALTIFYQTGTAPSLYFKNNPPKPVAKDLELFEISIDKEVLNRRIELRTNQMFEMGLVDEIANLEYKYGRNHNPMKAIGVKEILDYFDGKCSLKDAKELISIHTRQLAKRQRTFNRTQFPPHIQGTPEELKSNIAEVLLKN; via the coding sequence ATAAAAGGTTATAAGATAAAAACTATAGCTATTTTAGGTCCGACAGCATCAGGTAAAAGCGCGCTATCTTTAGAGTTGGCAAGAAATTATAACTGTGTCATACTCTCACTGGACTCTTTGGCTCTTTATAGAGAGATAGACATAGCCTCTGCAAAACCAACTATAACTGAAAGAGGTGACATACTGCACTTTGGGATTGATGTAATAGATGTAGATACACCATTTAATGTAGCACTCTTTATAGATCTCTACAAAGAGTCTGTTGACTTTTGCAAAGAGCAAAATAAAAATTTAATTATAGTCGGTGGAACAGGTTTTTATCTTAAAACTCTTATAGAAGGAATTTCTGAACTTCCAAAGATAGATGAAGAGACAAAGAAAAAAGTAGAAGAAGAGATGGGCGATCTGCAAAAGGCTTACTCTTTTTTAAGTAAAATTGATGAAGTGTATGCAAAAAATTTAATGCCCACAGATAGGTACCGCATAGAGAAAGCTCTTACAATTTTTTACCAAACAGGTACTGCTCCATCTTTATACTTTAAAAACAATCCTCCAAAACCTGTAGCAAAAGATCTTGAGCTTTTTGAGATAAGCATAGATAAAGAAGTTTTAAACAGACGCATAGAGTTACGAACTAATCAAATGTTTGAAATGGGATTGGTAGATGAAATTGCCAATCTTGAATACAAATATGGCAGAAACCATAACCCTATGAAAGCTATAGGAGTGAAAGAGATTTTGGACTATTTTGATGGAAAGTGTTCATTAAAAGATGCTAAAGAGTTGATCAGCATACACACACGACAACTGGCAAAACGTCAAAGAACCTTTAATCGTACACAGTTCCCACCTCACATACAAGGCACTCCAGAAGAGCTTAAATCAAATATAGCAGAGGTTTTACTCAAAAACTAA
- the mqnP gene encoding menaquinone biosynthesis prenyltransferase MqnP has protein sequence MRLVKWYKDFNELIMFQHSVFSLPFIFIAMIVSANGWFGWKLLLLGVLAAVSARNFAMLVNRYLDRDIDAKNPRTKNRPNVDGRFSETQLRILIIVNAIFFIAVAYVINDLAFWLSFPILLILGGYSWFKRFSEMAHLVLGLSLGLAPIAGAIAVEGTIPMWSVMLAVGVMFWVAGFDLLYSLQDMEFDKKEGLYSIPSRYGSDATMFLAKIFHTIAVLFWAFFVSTAELGFFAWLAVIASAGMLAYEHHIVNKDFTKIDRAFFTVNGYLGFIVLGLIIVDRIVQ, from the coding sequence TTGAGATTAGTTAAATGGTATAAAGATTTTAACGAGCTTATTATGTTTCAACACTCTGTCTTTAGCTTGCCTTTTATTTTCATTGCAATGATAGTATCTGCTAATGGATGGTTTGGTTGGAAGCTTTTACTTCTTGGCGTTCTTGCAGCAGTCAGTGCAAGAAATTTTGCGATGCTTGTAAATCGTTACTTAGACAGAGATATTGATGCAAAGAATCCACGTACAAAAAATCGCCCTAATGTAGATGGTCGCTTTTCTGAAACTCAGCTACGTATTTTGATAATAGTAAATGCAATATTTTTTATTGCTGTGGCGTATGTTATAAATGATCTTGCCTTTTGGCTATCTTTCCCTATTTTACTTATTCTTGGCGGATACTCCTGGTTTAAACGTTTTTCTGAAATGGCACATTTGGTTTTGGGTCTCTCTCTTGGTTTGGCTCCTATCGCCGGTGCCATTGCTGTTGAAGGGACCATTCCTATGTGGTCTGTTATGCTTGCAGTAGGTGTAATGTTTTGGGTTGCAGGATTTGATCTGCTCTATTCACTGCAAGATATGGAGTTTGACAAAAAAGAGGGGCTCTACTCTATTCCTTCCCGTTATGGAAGTGATGCAACTATGTTTTTGGCAAAAATATTTCATACTATAGCAGTGCTTTTTTGGGCATTTTTTGTATCAACAGCAGAACTTGGATTTTTTGCTTGGTTGGCTGTTATTGCATCAGCAGGAATGCTTGCATATGAGCATCATATAGTTAACAAAGATTTTACAAAGATTGACAGAGCCTTTTTTACTGTAAACGGATATTTGGGATTTATTGTACTTGGGCTAATAATAGTTGACAGGATAGTGCAATGA
- a CDS encoding DUF6115 domain-containing protein, giving the protein MNEIVLMIAALATVMLIVIIYLTIKDKESTRKIAMLETGIDTLNQELFRITKEIESLKKELKESDEKVLEIDTEMIDSIVHNKLKPFAVQMQNMDEKITFLSEDLFENLERIQNQMRHITFANDHTVPSEKQILQLHSQGMDAESIAKQLRLGKGEVELVLKFSKIHA; this is encoded by the coding sequence GTGAATGAGATAGTACTAATGATCGCAGCATTAGCAACTGTTATGCTGATTGTGATCATATATTTAACAATTAAAGATAAAGAGAGTACAAGAAAGATAGCAATGCTAGAAACAGGCATTGATACATTAAATCAAGAGCTTTTTAGAATAACCAAAGAGATAGAATCTCTTAAAAAAGAGTTAAAAGAGTCAGATGAAAAGGTTTTGGAAATAGATACAGAGATGATAGACTCTATAGTGCATAACAAGCTAAAACCATTTGCTGTGCAGATGCAAAATATGGATGAAAAGATAACCTTTTTATCTGAAGATCTATTTGAAAATCTTGAACGCATCCAAAATCAGATGAGACATATAACATTTGCCAATGACCATACAGTACCTAGCGAAAAACAGATTTTACAGTTGCATTCACAGGGAATGGATGCTGAAAGCATTGCAAAACAGCTTCGCCTTGGAAAAGGTGAAGTAGAATTAGTATTGAAGTTCTCAAAAATCCATGCTTAA
- a CDS encoding uracil-DNA glycosylase family protein translates to MLNVHPEWQETIKTAYNALDEDYRNFIENGDFIPARSKIFNAFKTLPKSKVKYILFGQDPYPREKSATGHAFIDGAVKKIFSDKGLSKEVNRATSLRNFVKMALVADGFLSPDDLSQEAIAKIDKSSLIDTIDELRCNFEKSGVLLLNAALLFENKKASNSHAKSWRPFMRVLLEKLDQDVELILFGNLAKMIKKIPESSRFLHHEMEHPYNHTFILNPKAQDLFGQMKLLQKK, encoded by the coding sequence ATGCTTAATGTTCATCCAGAGTGGCAAGAGACCATAAAAACTGCATATAATGCATTAGATGAAGATTACAGAAACTTCATAGAAAATGGTGATTTTATTCCTGCACGCTCTAAAATATTCAATGCCTTTAAAACTCTTCCAAAATCAAAAGTAAAATATATCCTTTTTGGTCAAGACCCCTATCCAAGAGAAAAATCAGCTACAGGACATGCATTTATAGATGGTGCTGTAAAGAAAATTTTTAGTGACAAAGGGTTAAGCAAAGAGGTTAACAGAGCTACAAGTTTAAGAAACTTTGTAAAAATGGCACTGGTAGCTGACGGTTTTCTTAGTCCAGATGATCTTTCTCAAGAAGCTATAGCAAAAATAGACAAATCTTCTTTAATAGATACCATAGATGAGTTAAGGTGTAATTTTGAAAAGAGTGGCGTACTTTTACTAAATGCTGCACTACTATTTGAAAATAAAAAGGCTTCTAATTCTCATGCAAAGTCTTGGAGACCATTTATGCGTGTATTGCTAGAGAAATTAGATCAAGATGTCGAACTGATCCTATTTGGCAATTTGGCAAAAATGATCAAAAAAATTCCTGAATCTTCAAGATTTTTGCATCATGAAATGGAGCATCCATACAATCATACATTTATTTTAAACCCAAAAGCACAAGATTTGTTTGGACAAATGAAACTTTTGCAAAAAAAATAG
- a CDS encoding Card1-like endonuclease domain-containing protein — protein sequence MRLVLLLGEDIAQSLGAIYTLRDEIREIVLLIDNNKEEQRRAFRFKRNLQHFSKKLGLNWSVDTETFYETAIESIHNLYKKVTKDSMKVIFFSSDANAAPTIILGSFFLQNRAALLSYDAYDNTIFKIENGRVTTKSADEMDIETYCSMLGYEIVEYIDEKEFIKDKESVCKLFENEERFQNVRRALLNNSKDFPYNHYNDIMKLLNRIDILENNKLKYEHNKRRLQGQLFEEYVYWKCKEAGFEDVKMGCKIDFLAHSKEQSHVINEFDVLFIENNRIGTVECKYVHRLDGLSFVYKYDAIVDYFGRTARALIVNIYQREKRKGQEENFYNSVLKRARLGNVRVYTDKVFDPSQFKKHLNWMKS from the coding sequence GTGCGTCTTGTATTGCTTTTAGGGGAAGATATAGCGCAATCACTTGGAGCTATATATACGCTTAGAGATGAAATAAGAGAAATTGTTTTGCTTATAGATAATAATAAAGAGGAGCAGAGACGAGCTTTTCGTTTTAAGAGAAATTTGCAACATTTCAGTAAAAAACTAGGACTAAATTGGTCTGTTGATACAGAGACTTTTTATGAAACAGCTATAGAGAGCATTCACAATCTTTACAAAAAAGTTACAAAAGATAGTATGAAGGTTATCTTTTTCTCATCTGATGCCAATGCTGCTCCTACTATTATATTAGGTTCTTTCTTTCTGCAAAACAGAGCTGCTCTTTTAAGTTATGACGCATATGACAATACTATTTTCAAAATTGAAAATGGCAGAGTTACAACAAAGAGCGCTGATGAAATGGATATAGAAACATACTGTTCAATGCTAGGTTATGAGATAGTAGAGTATATAGATGAAAAGGAGTTTATAAAAGATAAAGAGAGTGTTTGCAAGCTTTTTGAGAATGAGGAAAGATTTCAAAATGTTCGCAGAGCTTTACTAAACAATAGTAAAGATTTTCCATACAATCATTACAACGACATAATGAAACTTCTTAACCGCATTGATATTCTTGAAAATAACAAACTTAAATATGAGCATAATAAAAGAAGACTTCAAGGTCAGCTTTTTGAAGAGTATGTATATTGGAAATGTAAAGAGGCAGGATTTGAAGATGTAAAAATGGGTTGTAAAATAGACTTTTTAGCTCATTCAAAAGAACAAAGCCACGTTATAAATGAGTTCGATGTTCTATTTATTGAAAATAATCGCATAGGTACAGTTGAATGCAAATATGTTCATCGATTGGACGGTCTTTCTTTTGTTTATAAATATGATGCAATAGTTGACTATTTTGGACGTACGGCACGAGCATTGATTGTAAATATTTATCAAAGGGAGAAGAGAAAAGGGCAAGAAGAGAACTTTTATAACTCTGTACTAAAACGTGCAAGACTTGGAAATGTTAGAGTATATACAGATAAAGTTTTTGATCCTTCTCAGTTTAAAAAACATCTAAATTGGATGAAAAGTTAA